ATATCGGCATGTCGGTAAAAATTTATCATTCCATTGTTGCCAAGATGGAGTTTTAGTTTCAAAAGAGGCAATACCCGTTTTGAGTCCTTCCGAATAGATTTTGGTGACCGATGGGTAATGCTTTTTCTCTAAATGAATTATCTCCATAAAGTTAAATTTCCCCTCCCTTTGGGAGGGGCTAGGGGTGGGTTTAACAACAACCGCCACCCGGGGCGCAACATGCTACTTCTTCAGTCTTTTCAACAGTTTCAGGAACACCACAAGCTTCTTTAGCCTTGCAATCGGTTTTCTCGACAGCTAATTTAAAAAGTAATTGATTGTTTTTTATTTCGTAATCGTTAACAAAAAGTTGTGCAGTGTGAAATAAGGAATTTCCATATTCAAATTTCACTTCGGAAGTCATGTCAAACGGCTTTATACTCCCTACTTTTTTAAGAATGCCCAAGGCTTTGTAGGTGCTCATAAATTCGGTTTTGTCCTTTTCTGAAGGACTTTCCCATAGTTGAACAATGGTTTCCTTCCACGAGTCGGTTCGGGCACCGCAATCCACAGAATCCACGGCGATGTGTTTCACTTCGGTGATATGATAATTTGCGCCAACCAGTTGATTGGGGGCATATTCAAACAATAAGGCCTTATCCTTATGAGTTTCTAATACTTGCAATAATTCTTGTGTTTTCATGAGTGTAACATGTTTGTTTAGCAACATTTTTGTTCGGCCGTTTCAAAGAAATCGTGAAACAGCTCTTTTAATTTCGACAAGCGGTCTTTGTTAATAGTATAATACTGACTTTTCCCTTCAAAATGACTTTTCAGCAGGCCGGAGTTTTTAATTACCTGTAAATGCTGTGAAGTGGTAGGCTGCGACAAACGAATAGTCGTTGCTATATCCTTACACAAGCATCCTTCACAATCCCCAATGTAATTCAGGATTGAAATCCGAGCAGGATGTGAGAGTACTTTTGCCAAATCGGCCAACTGATTTACACCAACCGAATGAATATGTCTTTTAGAAACGCCCATAGTATAATTATTATATTGCAATATTACGATGAAAGATTGAAGTAAAAAAGCCTTTGAAGGTTTTTTTCAAAGGCTTTTCACTTTTTAGAACCAAGGTTTCTTACCAACCTGATAGGTTTGGTAGAACTCTTCGTCGCTTTTGGTTAGATAGATAATACCTTCTATAAGTCCAACAATACCGGCTGCCATATAGAGGAAAATTCCGAAAAACAAACATGACGTAGCAATTCCCACCACAGTCAATGCTACCAGAATAATTCCTTCTTTGTTATAGCCTAATATAAATTTATGAACCCCAAAGGCCCCTAATACAATGCCAAGAATACCCGCAAGCATCTTTTTGTTCTCGCCGGTACTTTTAGTGGC
This genomic stretch from Ulvibacter sp. MAR_2010_11 harbors:
- a CDS encoding DUF6428 family protein, translated to MKTQELLQVLETHKDKALLFEYAPNQLVGANYHITEVKHIAVDSVDCGARTDSWKETIVQLWESPSEKDKTEFMSTYKALGILKKVGSIKPFDMTSEVKFEYGNSLFHTAQLFVNDYEIKNNQLLFKLAVEKTDCKAKEACGVPETVEKTEEVACCAPGGGCC
- a CDS encoding helix-turn-helix transcriptional regulator, with the translated sequence MGVSKRHIHSVGVNQLADLAKVLSHPARISILNYIGDCEGCLCKDIATTIRLSQPTTSQHLQVIKNSGLLKSHFEGKSQYYTINKDRLSKLKELFHDFFETAEQKCC
- a CDS encoding TM2 domain-containing protein, which gives rise to MEENNNEGYDSTKDRKDDAAGTAGEEAKSTANEFKEGWNEATKSTGENKKMLAGILGIVLGAFGVHKFILGYNKEGIILVALTVVGIATSCLFFGIFLYMAAGIVGLIEGIIYLTKSDEEFYQTYQVGKKPWF